A region of Haliotis asinina isolate JCU_RB_2024 chromosome 7, JCU_Hal_asi_v2, whole genome shotgun sequence DNA encodes the following proteins:
- the LOC137291717 gene encoding uncharacterized protein, whose amino-acid sequence MGNKCLTGCFVFYIVLSLLTHLAELVTNAMLAYFLWISVTTQESWFSLVMGVLLIPLVLVQLLSAILLLNRKGDNLTTYEAIIMAFLHIIQMGFIWRHFTVLRERDVLVKKAEMAELFLLRLTFAFASGFPLMLVQCYLVLENISFPAYWILYLATGSTLISTTWALGSFRRQHETCDTEKIVLTWPGSIFRLLWRAGEIAARIISLSLFATLYSRWLFLVIGLHWLTMLVCVCTSVFSAINESNGSKVYTISFRVLVAYMYIFAFINFSNQSTMFRYVMFYVIMFLENATLCLIWMVQDAAGEEGYRYLLVFITATCFFVSIVSLTIYYKFFHVSISDVPSDAKTLVCVKDTCINCKLSLCVKHKLKLQRPFSAGWYSQYNDAIYNGHYYKNLLQDSLLDSASEVDIKSIGTVRSGFYKPGTISEESNTSFIRDADHLDEKRSVVSFQSVGMYMHRRYISADEDILDDDDASSIPASLSPRRRDDHILSESSLSIGSPRWIPPPGRSASQTCLLTDTWDSISQLNSDDHHPYPNLPSCRSLLRDDHNWYSDGYTTDNTLVWSKLPVTDLSRHRPVVSDSESEYYCRCPKTTKKKMAGVHSQRSKVTRQESLSESVKEKYMNWFRRPTAFHTPDASEEDRSVQGKCKSRKHGKRAPAWSLDSTDKLVNESFEKWNKRFGAVPSPNPDLKHQAPLFDICDQIVQESLNEAQLKNGASVKLTYHNMGNTKANAGPEQGHFVKAKNKGRREARRVCQVTDSESETQSCVRPHRSRKTSHSPSSRISVSDSSVTGSKHTPHSNHLSNVHPHKQHIIIQSQTQVGVMNIRAMQNDKSKSSTDSGVGQPDYENDYVPMMSLLKCPSKSKKENIYENQAYIGDSDEVFLDNIVKVANEGYKRHGKPMSGEVFADSVLKSTVETPWYVCSESEDSALPQETFSSSNCGMTNSDNESDDSLELII is encoded by the coding sequence ATGGGAAACAAGTGTCTTACAGGGTGCTTTGTGTTTTACATAGTGCTGTCCCTTCTGACACACTTGGCAGAGCTGGTTACGAACGCAATGCTGGCTTACTTTCTGTGGATCAGTGTGACAACACAGGAAAGCTGGTTCAGTCTTGTAATGGGGGTACTACTGATACCCCTTGTGCTTGTACAGTTACTGTCAGCGATATTGCTCCTCAACAGAAAAGGAGATAATCTAACCACCTATGAAGCTATCATCATGGCATTTCTTCATATTATTCAAATGGGATTTATATGGAGACATTTTACTGTGCTGAGAGAAAGGGATGTTCTGGTGAAAAAAGCAGAAATGGCTGAATTGTTTTTGTTACGATTGACCTTTGCTTTTGCATCAGGATTTCCATTGATGTTGGTACAGTGCTACCTTGTCCTGGAGAACATATCATTCCCTGCTTACTGGATTCTGTACTTAGCAACAGGATCCACTCTAATTTCGACAACATGGGCCTTGGGGAGTTTTCGTAGACAGCATGAAACCTGTGACACTGAAAAAATTGTTCTAACCTGGCCAGGATCCATTTTTCGACTTTTGTGGCGTGCAGGTGAAATTGCAGCCAGAATAATATCCCTGTCACTTTTCGCGACGTTGTATTCACGATGGTTGTTTTTAGTGATCGGACTCCATTGGCTGACAATGCttgtttgtgtatgtacatCCGTCTTCAGTGCAATCAATGAATCAAATGGCAGCAAAGTTTACACGATATCATTCCGTGTCCTTGTTGCTTATATGTACATCTTTGCTTTCATCAACTTCAGCAACCAGAGCACCATGTTTCGATATGTAATGTTCTACGTCATCATGTTCCTGGAGAACGCCACTCTCTGTCTCATCTGGATGGTTCAAGATGCAGCAGGAGAAGAAGGGTATCGATACCTCCTTGTCTTTATCACAGCGACGTGCTTCTTTGTTTCTATCGTCTCCCTAACAATCTACTACAAGTTCTTCCACGTCAGCATCTCTGATGTACCCTCAGATGCCAAGACATTGGTCTGCGTGAAGGACACCTGCATCAACTGTAAGCTAAGTCTGTGTGTTAAACATAAACTGAAGTTACAAAGACCATTCAGTGCTGGTTGGTACAGCCAGTACAATGATGCTATATACAATGGTCACTATTACAAGAACCTTCTCCAGGACAGTTTGCTAGATtctgcttcagaagttgatattAAATCTATTGGAACAGTTCGATCAGGTTTCTACAAGCCAGGAACGATATCGGAAGAATCAAACACATCTTTCATTAGAGATGCAGATCATTTGGATGAGAAAAGGTCTGTGGTGAGTTTCCAGTCTGTAGGAATGTATATGCACAGACGATACATCAGTGCAGATGAGGACatccttgatgatgatgatgctagTTCTATCCCAGCATCACTGAGCCCAAGGCGACGTGATGACCACATTCTGAGTGAGTCCAGTCTCTCCATTGGAAGTCCAAGATGGATACCTCCTCCAGGACGATCGGCCAGTCAAACATGCCTCCTCACAGACACTTGGGACAGTATTTCTCAGCTGAACTCTGATGACCATCACCCATATCCCAATCTTCCATCCTGTAGGTCACTTCTCAGAGACGACCATAACTGGTATTCCGATGGCTACACTACTGATAATAcacttgtctggtccaaactcccTGTGACAGATCTCAGCAGGCACAGACCTGTTGTAAGTGATAGTGAAAGTGAATATTACTGCCGTTGTCCCAAAACTACTAAGAAGAAAATGGCTGGTGTTCATTCTCAACGATCCAAGGTAACCAGACAGGAGAGTTTATCAGAATCTGTGAAGGAGAAGTACATGAACTGGTTCAGGAGACCTACTGCCTTCCACACACCTGATGCTTCAGAGGAGGACAGATCGGTTCAGGGTAAATGTAAATCTCGCAAACATGGAAAGAGGGCTCCTGCTTGGTCACTGGACAGCACAGACAAACTTGTGAATGAAAGTTTCGAAAAATGGAATAAAAGGTTTGGAGCTGTCCCAAGTCCAAACCCTGATTTGAAACATCAAGCACcgttgtttgatatttgtgatCAGATTGTACAAGAAAGCCTCAATGAGGCTCAACTCAAGAATGGGGCAAGTGTAAAACTTACCTATCACAATATGGGCAACACAAAGGCCAATGCTGGCCCTGAACAAGGACATTTCGTGAAGGCCAAAAACAAAGGCCGTCGTGAAGCAAGACGTGTGTGCCAGGTGACGGACAGTGAGTCTGAGACTCAGTCTTGTGTGAGACCTCATAGGAGCAGAAAAACATCTCATTCCCCTTCTTCTAGAATAAGTGTATCAGACAGTTCTGTGACTGGAAGTAAACATACACCTCATAGTAACCACCTCAGTAATGTGCATCCCCATAAACAACATATCATCATTCAATCACAGACACAAGTTGGTGTTATGAATATTCGTGCAATGCAAAATGACAAATCAAAATCAAGCACCGATTCCGGTGTAGGTCAACCTGACTATGAAAATGACTATGTTCCTATGATGAGTCTCTTGAAATGTCCATCAAAGAGCAAAAAGGAAAACATATACGAGAATCAGGCATATATTGGTGACAGTGATGAGGTTTTTCTAGACAATATAGTGAAAGTGGCCAATGAAGGATACAAGCGTCATGGTAAACCGATGAGTGGTGAGGTATTTGCGGATAGTGTTTTGAAATCAACAGTAGAGACACCTTGGTATGTGTGCAGTGAATCAGAAGACAGTGCACTCCCACAAGAAACATTTAGCTCCAGTAATTGTGGAATGACCAACTCGGACAATGAAAGTGATGATAGCTTAGAGCTCATCATTTGA